The following are encoded together in the Plasmodium vinckei vinckei genome assembly, chromosome: PVVCY_12 genome:
- a CDS encoding fam-a protein codes for MNKGYIKIALVLLSVAGYMKNIAFANENILSTDSSNEECKQLLSADIEHFKQLFSINSEDVERLLCTDPNEAKQAEDVAAEALAHLQYHAENTDDYYLYSKEDEGAIIYFKSFNGTDIGKLDLIIPNPDCYDDIIKMLWNPNAGKYFDDSFIKGQIARIYNINLGILHQRQRNIRSWHGYYHALCSKRELSRDETVIIMVSSNMNDHDHKNNKDYINPIVESANSFKPDIDSEEDIRNGKLSKVYINLVGFIIKKEPDYIKFTYIVSVDINMRWVPNYFLRRIIYKKILDIVKLRDVFKKE; via the exons ATGAATAAAGGATACATTAAGATTGCTTTGGTACTTTTAAGTGTCGCAggatatatgaaaaatatagcatTTGCAAACGAAAACATTCTAAGCACTGATTC TTCAAATGAAGAATGTAAACAACTATTATCTGCCGATATTGAACATTTTAAACAACTATTTTCTATCAATTCTGAAGACGTTGAACGTCTATTATGTACCGACCCTAATGAAGCTAAACAAGCAGAGGATGTCGCAGCCGAAGCTTTAGCTCATCTACAATATCATGCCGAAAATACAGATGATTACTACTTATATTCTAAGGAAGATGAAGGagcaattatatattttaaaagtttTAACGGCACTGACATTGGAAAGCTTGATCTTATAATCCCCAACCCTGATTGT tatgatgatataataaaaatgttatggAATCCCAATGCCGGAAAGTACTTCGATgattcatttattaaag gaCAGATTGCTCGaatatacaatataaatttagGGATTTTACACCAACGTCAACGCAATATTAGATCATGGCATGGATATTATCATGCATTATGCAGCAAACGTGAA TTATCAAGGGACGAAACTGTAATAATCATGGTTTCATCAAATATGAATGACCATGAtcataaaaacaataaagattatataaatcCTATCGTAGAAAGTGCAAACTCATTCAAGCCTGATATTGATTCTGAAGAAGATATTagaaatggaaaattatCCAAAGTGTATATTAACTTAGTaggatttattattaaaaaggaGCCCGACTACATTAAATTTACCTATATCGTTTCT GTCGATATAAACATGCGATGGGTTCCAAATTACTTTCTTAGAAGAAtcatatacaaaaaaattttagatATCGTCAAATTAAGGGATGTGTttaaaaaggaataa
- a CDS encoding PIR protein CIR protein, which yields MAEKACKLLLEVDEYFNNEIVDVTKFDSKKSYFEYKCPRNKLKEYKCTNNNERINALGAYLYQKLGNIANDFKGEGDNGNRHIEIFMMWLGDKLYKLEKNKAATLDESYKNNLEKHTGNYKYWNILGSKQEYKIANVWYMSELYSLLNNICSIVIEYKKDKNKQKIEQISSKCYKEFVSIYKDIKECYSYFHLLEFLKKIYDDIRNDAIKDANTKKEGIKHVVTRDNNFRRVISKQKKDSKQILQYVLDASTISLIDLTPQNWNQRFSNDSNKIVDLQTKNCGGLHSEIARRAKKDISKETPTPQFQPEPLSASQKSGTPPQSGTKDSSTQKENSDSEGDGKEGTNNLSGSTGGGPGTGASGGQSDQGGSPGGSDSQGGSDDGSKASGDQAPTHPSGKSNGNWLGNLGMSLNLTGYISSVSGIYESSKNILTNTANQIRSAYNSAKAIAQDTYSAATNYIGGAVNSITTQFNQFGTYQLGDNRSGSNSLGGGVNTSDQSQQKSIDSPTRSTLIHQIGPTGGNMRSQTPPSGQDTLPISGSNPLNTKKENVNTVANFKVKEVPSIWCIGTNTKCDITGISIIVISIFAFLAIMYKYLSLGWTSKSKRKKNIKKVINSIGGKKLVQIIIKSYDRNKDLKPIINSVGRKKYSLLNIYKLMQADPVPFINLFFLLIFFVYKKKLNYLEL from the exons ATGGCTGAGAAAGCA TGTAAATTACTTCTCGAGGTCgatgaatattttaataatgaaattgtCGATGTGACCAAATTTGATTCTAAAAAGAGTTATTTCGAATATAAATGTCCtcgaaataaattaaaggAATACAAATgcacaaataataatgaaagaaTTAACGCTTTGGGAGCATATTTATACCAAAAATTGGGTAATATTGCTAATGATTTTAAAGGAGAAGGAGATAATGGTAACCGACATATTGAGATATTTATGATGTGGCTAGGcgataaattatataagttagaaaaaaacaaagcCGCAACATTGGACGAatcttataaaaataatttagagAAACATACaggaaattataaatattggaACATTTTAGGTAGTAAACAGGAATATAAGATAGCTAATGTTTGGTATATGAGTGAATTGTATAGCTTActcaataatatatgcagTATAGTtattgaatataaaaaagacaaGAACAAACAGAAAATCGAACAAATTTCCTCCAAATGTTACAAGGAATTTGTGAGTATTTATAAAGATATTAAAGAATgctattcatattttcatttattagagttcttaaaaaaaatatatgatgatATTAGAAATGATGCTATTAAAGACGCCAATACTAAAAAAGAGGGTATTAAACACGTCGTTACTAgagataataattttagaaGAGTTATTtccaaacaaaaaaaagactcaaaacaaatattacaATATGTATTGGATGCTTCAACAATTTCTCTCATAGATTTAACTCCACAAAATTGGAATCAAAGGTTTTCGAACGATTCTAATAAAATAGTTGATTTACAAACTAAAAATTGTGGTGGATTACATTCTGAAATTGCGCGACGGGcgaaaaaagatatatcaAAAGAGACACCGACACCACAATTCCAACCAGAGCCATTATCAGCATCTCAAAAATCAGGGACCCCCCCTCAAAGTGGAACAAAGGATTCAAGCACTCAGAAAGAAAATTCGGATAGTGAAGGTGATGGAAAAGAAGGcacaaataatttatcagGAAGTACAGGTGGTGGACCAGGTACTGGAGCAAGTGGTGGACAAAGTGATCAAGGAGGATCACCTGGTGGATCAGACAGTCAAGGGGGTTCAGATGATGGGTCAAAGGCATCAGGGGATCAGGCCCCAACACATCCATCAGGAAAATCCAATGGAAATTGGCTAGGAAATTTGGGAATGAGTTTGAATCTTACGGGTTATATCTCTAGTGTTTCCGGTATATATGAAtcttcaaaaaatattttaacaaaTACCGCTAATCAAATCAGGAGTGCATATAATAGTGCTAAGGCCATTGCGCAAGATACTTATAGTGCAGCTACTAATTATATCGGTGGTGCTGTTAATAGTATAACTACCCAATTTAATCAATTCGGCACTTATCAATTAGGTGATAACCGATCTGGATCAAATAGTTTAGGGGGTGGAGTGAATACATCTGATCAGTCACAACAAAAATCAATCGACTCACCGACTAGATCTACACTAATTCACCAAATTGGACCTACTGGTGGAAATATGAGATCTCAAACACCACCATCTGGTCAAGATACATTACCAATTTCTGGTAGCAATCctttaaatacaaaaaaagaaaacgtAAATACTGTAGCAAATTTTAAAGTGAAAGAAGTTCCATCAATATGGTGTATAGGAACGAATACCAAATGTGACATAACGGGGATTAGTATTATAGTTATTTCAATATTCGCTTTTTTAGCAATTATGTATaag TATCTATCACTTGGGTGGACAAGCAAATcgaagagaaaaaaaaacataaaaaaggtTATAAATTCAATTGGAGGGAAAAAACTGgttcaaataattataaaatcataTGATAGGAACAAAGACCTAAAACCGATTATAAATTCAGTtggtagaaaaaaatattcattattaaatatatacaaacttATGCAGGCTGATCCTGtaccatttattaatttattttttttgttaattttttttgtttataaaaaaaaattaaattatttagaattataa
- a CDS encoding fam-c protein, producing the protein MNKNIFSLVCIILYTLLAVSIHCSEQKSDRSKTYGLRSRVIRAIQKIKKSNKKNDIEPQRENQSNNNNNYDYERYRGPYEDEAPFSDCCGLC; encoded by the exons atgaataaaaatatatttagttTAGTTTGTATCATCTTGTATACCCTTTTGGCTGTATCAATACATTGCTCGGAGCAGAAA AGTGATCGATCTAAGACATATGGATTAAGAAGTAGGGTCATTCGTGCTatccaaaaaataaagaaaagtaacaaaaaaaatgatatagaaCCTCAACGAGAAAACCaatcaaataataacaataattacGATTATGAAAGGTATCGTGGCCCCTATGAGGATGAAGCACCATTCAGTGATTGCTGTGGTCTTTGTTAG
- a CDS encoding acyl-CoA synthetase, putative, translating to MKLYSLLGIIIYALVPSKYKCQDKKEGAISYAKVHISSSNENESDVYKAIDKPDPEYKHILDLVMETGEKNQNMPAVIENAHGKRAETYTFKTLIDKVNAFSSVLDSYDGGVPEKLYDEKENDGKFKILGIYGNNSLNWIVADMAAMNTGVTTLVMHSRFSIDEVIEILNESKLEWLCLDLKHAQGILERIKDLPHLKKLIILDHIPNNDPKKQKELNKNNNTDKKSLKGSRKTKKSSSTAEEIEYKELLEKDKQNLYDTYMKVGQDAKKHNIEIHSMEYAMEKLAQRGAVKKKQNKSPNFINTIVYTSGTSGKPKGVMLSNKNLYNALVASKNSQLLDYFSVKYHLSYLPMSHIFERIVMYYCLSGAVSINIFSNNIKYFKDDLIGSESSIIVGVPKVFNKLYGDIQTEIANLPSVKKFFVTKALDIRRSHRHGKLDRLVESITGISKKIRNKINPSLKSFFNGGGKLSSDVESELSLLLDVNIYQGFGMTETTGPILLQDIKDKNGDTVGGPYIKAVEYKVSTWETYDAKSKPPKGELLIKSDQLFRGYFLKEDLAKSLFTKDNYFKTGDVVQINQNGSVRFLDRSKGLLKLSQGEYIETETLNNLYSTIPYINYCVAYADDTMDGPMAILSVDKNLFSQHLENDGILKKLNISRKEFMDKVLDEEVNKKKEYVDYIKKDMLEAYNKTNLSRYNLINDIYITMGLWDTSNYLTPTFKVKRFKLINDYDFYFQQVKSKYKEKLKGQKAPAKN from the coding sequence atgaagctTTATAGCTTGTTGGggataattatttatgcatTGGTACCGTCGAAGTATAAATGTCAAGATAAAAAGGAGGGTGCTATTTCGTATGCTAAAGTGCATATATCATCGTCCAATGAAAATGAGTCAGATGTTTATAAAGCAATAGATAAACCAGATCCagaatataaacatattctTGATTTAGTAATGGAAACAGGGGAAAAAAACCAGAATATGCCTGCAGTAATTGAAAATGCACATGGAAAGCGCGCTGAAACATATACATTCAAAACGTTGATAGATAAAGTTAATGCATTTTCATCTGTTTTAGATTCATATGATGGAGGTGTTcctgaaaaattatatgacgaaaaagaaaatgatggtaaatttaaaatattgggtatatatggaaataattcattaaatTGGATAGTAGCAGATATGGCTGCTATGAATACTGGTGTTACTACCTTAGTTATGCATTCAAGATTTAGTATTGATGAAGTTAttgaaattttaaatgaatCTAAATTAGAATGGCTATGTTTAGACTTAAAACATGCACAAGGAATATTAGAAAGAATAAAGGATTTAccacatttaaaaaaacttaTAATACTTGATCATATCCCAAATAATGATCCTAAGAAgcaaaaagaattaaataaaaataataataccgATAAAAAATCCTTAAAAGGTTCCCGTAAAACAAAGAAATCCTCATCTACTGCTGAAGAAATAGAATATAAAGAACTCCTTGAAAAagataaacaaaatttatatgatacATATATGAAAGTTGGACAAGATGCAAAAAAACATAACATAGAAATTCATTCGATGGAATATGCTATGGAAAAGTTGGCTCAGCGAGGTGCAGTTAAAAAGAAGCAAAATAAATCtccaaattttattaatacgATTGTTTATACTTCTGGAACTTCAGGAAAACCCAAAGGTGTTATGCTAAGtaacaaaaatttatataatgcaCTTGTAGCATCAAAAAATTCCCAATTActtgattatttttcagtaaaatatcatttatCTTATTTACCCATGTcacatatatttgaaaGAATAGTTATGTACTATTGTCTATCTGGAGCAGtttcaataaatatatttagtaacaatataaaatattttaaagatGATTTGATAGGATCAGAATCGAGTATAATAGTTGGTGTTCCTAAAGTTTTCAATAAACTTTACGGTGATATACAAACAGAAATAGCTAATCTTCCAtctgtaaaaaaattttttgtaacCAAAGCGTTAGATATACGTAGATCACATCGACACGGTAAACTTGATCGTCTTGTTGAATCGATCACAGGTatttctaaaaaaataagaaataaaataaacccATCATTGAAATCGTTTTTTAATGGTGGTGGAAAATTATCATCCGATGTCGAAAGCGAGCTATCACTTCTATTAgatgttaatatatatcaagGATTTGGTATGACCGAAACAACTGGGCCAATTCTTCTACAAGATattaaagataaaaatggtGATACGGTTGGTGGACCATATATAAAAGCTGTTGAATATAAGGTATCAACATGGGAAACATATGATGCTAAATCAAAACCACCAAAAGgagaattattaattaaaagtGACCAATTATTTAGAGGATATTTCTTAAAAGAAGATTTAGCAAAAAGCTTATTCACAAAAGATaactattttaaaacaGGTGATGTTGTACAAATTAATCAAAATGGATCCGTCAGATTTTTAGATAGATCTAAAGGTTTACTTAAATTATCTCAAGGAGAATATATAGAAACAGAaactttaaataatttatactCAACGAttccatatattaattattgtGTAGCATATGCCGATGATACAATGGATGGACCTATGGCAATTTTATCtgttgataaaaatttgttttcaCAACATTTAGAAAATGATGGTATACTTaagaaattaaatatatctagAAAAGAGTTTATGGATAAAGTATTAGATGAAgaagttaataaaaaaaaagagtatgttgattatattaaaaaagatatgTTAGAAGcctataataaaacaaactTAAGTAGATATAACTTaattaatgatatatatatcacaaTGGGATTATGGGACACCTCCAATTATTTAACACCAACTTTTAAAGTAAAGcgatttaaattaataaatgattaCGATTTTTACTTCCAACAAGTGAAATccaaatataaagaaaaattaaaaggtCAAAAAGCTCCTGCAAAAAATTAG
- a CDS encoding ATP-dependent RNA helicase DDX51, putative translates to MMWLGNKLYKLENNYTTTLEESYKNHLEKYMASFNYWNLIDSERTYKGANAWYIIELYSLLNCICKIINEYNRNLSHKRRKRILKDFLSNKINILICMDFIARGLDMMNLNYVVNFDIPMHYNVLTHRVGRFSKYINRKGTVYYFIKRSEKRIMMKSGK, encoded by the exons atgatgtGGCTAGGAAATAAGTTATATAAGCTAGAAAACAACTATACAACAACTCTGGAAGAAtcttataaaaatcatTTAGAGAAATATATGGCGAGTTTTAATTATTGGAACCTTATAGATAGTGAAAGAACTTATAAGGGAGCCAATGCTTGGTATATAATTGAATTGTATAGCTTACTTAATtgtatatgtaaaataatcaaTGAATATAATCGTAATTTATCAcataaaagaagaaaaaggaTATTAAAGGATTTTTtaagtaataaaataaatatactaaTATGTATGGATTTTATTGCACGAGGTTTAGATATGatgaatttaaattatgttGTAAATTTTGATATCCCAATGCATTATAATGTATTGACGCATAGAGTTGGAAGATTTTCCAA ATACATCAATCGGAAAGGAACTgtatactattttattaaaagatcagaaaaaagaattatgATGAAATCAGGAAAGTGA
- a CDS encoding CIR protein PIR protein — MTGSGVIYLLKDLKDKYNLENDQLAEYAILWLSYKLNKNPKNKFDKLSDFYKHHILKNNCYNGTIKGDENMTYKAIIEKKNDLMNMKIKDISKFYEALKTLCSMYSDCNKSELDCNNCSEKAKTFANQFKELNKDSKNIDNISYSQMISTLSNDYDNLKYIYDNNFKNECPNLPSFPELTPQTSPVDNSVKVPGQTFGETSEGTSSNSSIASKLIPALSTFSVIPVFLGVAYKYSLFGIDKLFQRQYIRKKLKNIKKKMKLNI, encoded by the exons atgaCTGGTTCTGgtgttatttatttgctaAAAGATTTAAAGGATAAGTATAATTTAGAAAATGATCAACTTGCCGAATACGCCATTTTATGGTTAAGTTATaaactaaataaaaatccaaaaaataaattcgaCAAATTAAgtgatttttataaacatcatatattaaaaaataactgTTATAATGGGACAATCAAAGgtgatgaaaatatgaCTTATAAGGcaattatagaaaaaaaaaatgatttgatgaatatgaaaattaaagacatatcaaaattttatgaagCATTAAAAACCTTATGTAGCATGTATAGTGACTGTAATAAAAGCGAGTTAGATTGCAATAATTGTTCGGAAAAAGCTAAAACGTTTGCTAATCAATTTAAAGAACTCAATAAAGATTCTAAGAATATAGATAACATTTCATATAGTCAAATGATATCTACATTATCAAATGattatgataatttaaaatatatatatgataataattttaaaaatgaatgcCCCAATCTTCCATCTTTTCCAGAATTAACCCCCCAAACAAGTCCTGTAGATAATTCTGTAAAAGTTCCTGGGCAAACATTTGGGGAGACTTCTGAAGGTACATCATCAAATTCGTCGATAGCAAGCAAATTAATTCCAGCTTTATCGACATTTTCTGTAATACCAGTTTTCTTGGGAGTTGCTTATAAg tattcattatttggaATTGATAAACTATTTCAAAGacaatatataagaaaaaaattaaaaaatataaagaagaaaatgaaactTAATATATGA
- a CDS encoding 6-cysteine protein, with translation MKGLLIYTFIFLLKQLIVRSDEYVCDFRAKNYLYDNQDMSYCTINAKPLDKITYICPNKIGAQCFHNVNTSNNIEAHLESSKIHIDYLLYGSIIYKNTLVVPPTVPESVTFYCFCRLETDVPEQSLKPPKFEGIGNHNGSITLGESMKFDNPISEALYKRNIYLNLMEKGDIENGYETIIETEPEPEPEPEPEPESETETKPKSEPNPKDKPKPKIFKVIYKMIKGDKVINQSQTETVEENPETPREESTPEIAKEESTTETTKEKSTPDNIEPVKKIKYGVMKVTVQKSSKVIKGCDFDNKSTQHFTNPLANSEDSNTKLCQINAKPGEIVGFKCTKDPRGYVEPYGCFDSVYVNNYVTSLKTILPGYTSYGSITDSTNTFYLKLPHLINKSYTFECKCISKNYSTDSYIFQVNVESGESDLIKKSFN, from the coding sequence atgaaAGGTTTACtaatatacacatttatttttcttttaaaacaattgaTTGTCCGTTCAGATGAATATGTTTGCGATTTTAGggcaaaaaattatttatatgacaATCAGGATATGTCATATTGTACAATTAATGCAAAACCACTTGAtaaaattacatatatatgcccAAATAAAATAGGAGCACAATGCTTTCATAATGTAAACACATCAAATAACATCGAAGCCCATTTAGAATCTTCCAAAATTCACATAGATTACTTATTATATGGAtcgataatatataaaaatactcTTGTTGTACCTCCAACAGTTCCAGAAAGTGTTACATTCTATTGCTTTTGTCGTTTAGAAACTGATGTTCCAGAACAAAGTTTGAAACCACCAAAATTTGAAGGAATTGGTAATCATAATGGAAGTATAACATTAGGAGAAAGTATGAAGTTCGATAATCCTATATCAGAAGCTTTATATAAacgaaatatatatctaaaTTTAATGGAGAAAGGAGATATAGAAAACGGTTATGAAACTATAATTGAAACGGAACCTGAGCCTGAGCCTGAGCCTGAGCCTGAACCTGAATCTGAAACTGAAACTAAACCTAAATCTGAACCAAACCCTAAGGATAAGCCCAAACCTAAGATTTTTAAAGTCATATATAAGATGATTAAAGGCGATAAGGTGATTAATCAATCCCAAACTGAAACTGTTGAAGAAAATCCTGAGACTCCTAGAGAAGAATCTACGCCTGAGATTGCTAAAGAAGAATCTACGACTGAGACTACTAAAGAAAAATCTACGCCTGATAATATTGAACCcgtcaaaaaaataaaatatggtgTAATGAAAGTTACAGTTCAAAAATCTTCTAAGGTAATAAAAGGGTGTgattttgataataaatcTACTCAACATTTTACTAACCCATTGGCAAATAGCGAAGATTCAAATACTAAATTGTGTCAAATAAATGCAAAACCAGGAGAAATTGTTGGCTTTAAATGCACAAAAGATCCACGTGGATATGTAGAACCTTATGGATGCTTCGATAGTGTGtatgttaataattatgttaCAAGTTTAAAAACTATTCTTCCAGGGTACACATCGTATGGAAGTATAACCGATTCTACAAACACTTTTTACTTAAAATTGCCTCACTTAATAAACAAATCATATACATTTGAATGTAAAtgtatatcaaaaaattacaGTACCGATTCTTACATTTTTCAAGTAAATGTAGAATCAGGAGAAAGtgatttaattaaaaaatcttttaattaa
- a CDS encoding PIR protein CIR protein, which produces MDIKACSTFREIDELFTNYEGNDEQFNDAYGSYNNYCPVKNGSKRCETDFEKLSAISGHAYTELMQNDNIDLQSENDLSADFLVMGLSDRLYKLSKDHTLSIKDAFTKYLGKHMGSFNYWNILLNKKYFSGSNIGVMNGFYFLFKQICEAINRNNESNVEQYQQIRDITQCYIIYNTLYNYLNQCDPYLQLLNHSKTLYNEFIEAVIKHNNHDESVRDQIIRLSHIDTTKFGYEFNTEGCTKLHKKLTKKSPKFIRTVIKMLEDDEKRKNGDGSQSTEDNDDDDLFEDDDDDDLDEEEDDDELENRLQGTPPVPAPVLTTPIQKGSPDFQGVLNAPEGQLPNQDNSQKSSDSGQDNSASQTKELGGDIVDKPEQSQYGEQQNSGSKQGDSSGRTGDPPSEPHPPSQDGKSDIKNSLNQSETSNISEGSFGFWSSFLSLLSNGTKIFNRASDFIDQNQQRINDAKDKIIGAYKDDMDNLKTIYSASNDYFNSIIDNITTQLNQVGTPKSSSSGYNLPQSSDQPKKTGNPLTPQPSAPSIDSPAIIPPNPSQQNQSSPQPQSTTPVPSKTDTSTQKTTSLINAQLLNSPNSDPISRPPWNIIPTTWNGSGDCKPKIKFMNATLVCCTSDQCSLTGVSITFVLIPIIILILYKYFPREWTTKSEKKNMKRVIKLVDGSKKTQIIINSYYRKKNLKPVINSVVKKKDPLLNIYKHMQADPIPFINLFFLLIFFVYKRKSDFLEL; this is translated from the exons ATGGACATAAAAGCg tGTAGTACATTTCGTGAAATTGATGAACTTTTTACTAACTATGAGGGCAATGATGAACAATTTAACGATGCCTATGgatcatataataattattgccctgtaaaaaatggatcTAAAAGATGTGAAACTGATTTTGAAAAACTGAGCGCCATTTCTGGACATGCATATACGGAATTAATgcaaaatgataatatagatCTACAAAGTGAAAATGACCTAAGTGCTGATTTTTTGGTCATGGGATTGTCTGAtagattatataaattatcaaaAGATCATACTTTATCTATAAAAGATGCATTTACGAAATATTTAGGTAAACATATGGGGAGTTTTAATTATTGGAATATCTTacttaataaaaagtattttAGTGGTTCTAACATTGGTGTTATGAATgggttttattttttatttaaacaaatttgTGAAGCAATTAATAGAAATAACGAATCTAATGTGGAACAATACCAACAAATAAGAGACATTACCCAAtgctatattatttataacacACTTTATAATTACCTTAATCAATGTGATCCATATCTTCAATTATTGAATCATTCaaaaacattatataatgaGTTTATAGAAGCTGTTATTAAACACAATAACCACGATGAATCCGTACGTGATCAGATTATAAGACTTTCACATATAGATACAACCAAGTTTGGATATGAATTCAATACTGAAGGATGCACAAAATTGCATAAAAAGTTAACTAAAAAATCTCCCAAATTTATAAGAACAGTAATTAAAATGTTAGAGgatgatgaaaaaagaaagaacgGTGATGGGTCTCAAAGTACAGAAGATAATGACGACGATGATTTATTTGAAGATGATGACGATGATGATTTagatgaagaagaagatgATGATGAGTTGGAAAATAGACTGCAAGGAACACCACCAGTACCTGCACCAGTATTGACCACACCAATTCAAAAAGGATCACCCGATTTTCAAGGTGTATTAAATGCTCCAGAGGGTCAATTACCAAATCAAGATAATTCACAAAAAAGTTCAGATAGTGGCCAAGATAATTCAGCAAGTCAAACAAAAGAGCTCGGGGGAGATATAGTAGATAAACCAGAACAATCACAATATGGGGAACAGCAAAATTCAGGCTCTAAACAAGGAGATTCAAGTGGTAGGACAGGTGATCCCCCATCAGAACCACATCCACCAAGTCAAGACGGCAAAtcagatataaaaaattcccTAAATCAATCAGAAACATCAAATATATCAGAAGGATCTTTTGGGTTCTGGTCCTCATTTCTTAGTCTCCTATCAAATGGAAcgaaaatttttaatagagCTTCCGATTTTATTGATCAAAATCAGCAAAGGATTAATGATGCTAAGGACAAAATCATTGGTGCATATAAAGACGATAtggataatttaaaaactaTTTACAGTGCATCTAATGATTATTTTAACAGCAttattgataatataactACTCAACTTAATCAAGTTGGCACTCCTAAATCAAGCAGCTCAGGATATAACTTACCACAAAGTAGTGATCaaccaaaaaaaacagGAAACCCATTAACACCTCAACCATCAGCTCCATCAATAGATTCACCAGCAATTATACCGCCAAATCCATCGCAACAAAACCAATCATCTCCACAGCCACAGTCTACCACGCCGGTTCCCTCGAAAACCGATACATCTACTCAAAAAACAACTTCCCTAATAAATGCTCAATTGTTAAATTCACCAAATTCTGACCCCATTTCGAGACCCCCCTGGAATATAATTCCAACTACGTGGAATGGATCAGGGGATTGTAAAcctaaaataaaatttatgaatGCCACATTAGTGTGCTGCACATCTGATCAGTGTAGTTTAACTGGAGTTTCAATTacatttgttttaatacccattattatattaattttgtataag TATTTTCCACGTGAATGGACAACAAAAtcggaaaaaaaaaacatgaaaaGAGTTATAAAATTAGTTGACGGAAGCAAAAAGACGCAAATAATTATCAATTCATATTATAGGAAGAAAAACCTAAAACCGGTTATAAATTCAGttgtcaaaaaaaaagatccactattaaatatatacaaacatATGCAAGCTGATCCTAtaccatttattaatttattttttttgttaattttttttgtctataaaagaaaatctgattttttggaattataa
- a CDS encoding fam-c protein produces the protein MNKRIFILVCNVLYGLLAVSIHCSEQKTSGLRSRIVRAIKKINKGVKKSGIESKHETQLNNKNNSDPKDDEGYNDKICNLKYYNDDVDDKDVKGNKSSDYDGQWKPHGYWFFCGSNNMVTGYGMRPKF, from the exons atgaataaaaggatatttattttagttTGTAACGTATTATATGGCCTTTTGGCTGTATCAATACATTGCTCCGAACAGAAA ACATCGGGATTAAGAAGTAGAATCGTTCGTgctatcaaaaaaataaacaaaggggtaaaaaaaagtggTATAGAATCTAAACATGAAAcacaattaaataataagaataatAGTGATCCTAAAGATGATGAAGgttataatgataaaatatgtaatcttaaatattataatgatGATGTAGATGACAAAGATGTTAAAGGCAATAAAAGCAGTGATTACGATGGGCAATGGAAACCCCATGGATATTGGTTTTTTTGTGGTTCAAACAATATGGTTACGGGTTATGGGATGAGACCTAAGTTTTAG